A single Acidobacteriota bacterium DNA region contains:
- the dnaG gene encoding DNA primase: MADVDLGPESIARVREAADILDVVGDHVRLKKRGRSWEGLCPFHEEKTPSFSVNPDKGVYYCFGCQKGGDLFGFVMEIEHLNFPEAVERLARRFGVKLPPRSPEMRRRREAGEQLRGLLQEAQQFFVDRLEDAEGSDARSELERRGFPRESWREFGFGFAPDDWRRLLDHMKKRHPEGKLVESGLAVRPDSGTSPYDRFRSRLTFPIHSGDGSLIAFGGRQLGEGEPKYLNSPESAIFRKRSTLFCLDRARRSLADSGKVLIVEGYFDCLSLHRVGVTNSVATMGTALTPDHARLLKRRLGPEGLALLCYDADTAGRRAAATGAGVLLEAGVEVAVVVLPPGMDPDDLVRERGGEAMKDLIERPTPLLEFLLADLPPDPAARRRAGLDLAMLVCSASDPAIRQNLIDELARQLYLRPQVIEEHGSRGRRESTTAGVQKRESMPPGERELARMLLECSSGWRSRILEFVLPEYITDSRVRRLLEDSRTIVKDESSKTDFVSVLLERCSDPGLKILVAELCTSPMPEITDESIRVQMQTLLLHQAREGSRRLEPLIAAAEKRGDEEEVERLLAEKQRLRLESTEI; the protein is encoded by the coding sequence ATGGCAGACGTCGACCTCGGCCCTGAATCTATCGCCCGCGTACGCGAGGCGGCGGACATTCTGGATGTTGTCGGCGACCACGTTCGCTTGAAGAAGCGAGGCCGCAGCTGGGAGGGCCTCTGCCCCTTCCACGAGGAGAAGACTCCGTCCTTTTCGGTCAATCCCGACAAGGGCGTGTACTACTGTTTCGGTTGCCAGAAGGGCGGCGATCTGTTCGGTTTCGTGATGGAAATCGAACATCTCAACTTCCCGGAGGCGGTCGAGCGCCTGGCGCGTCGGTTCGGCGTCAAGCTGCCGCCCAGGAGCCCGGAGATGCGGCGGCGGCGGGAAGCGGGTGAACAGCTGCGTGGCTTGCTCCAGGAGGCGCAACAGTTCTTCGTGGATCGGCTCGAGGACGCGGAAGGATCTGACGCGCGAAGCGAGCTGGAACGCCGTGGTTTTCCGAGAGAGAGCTGGAGAGAGTTCGGATTCGGCTTTGCCCCCGACGACTGGCGTCGGCTGCTCGACCATATGAAGAAGCGCCACCCGGAAGGGAAGCTGGTCGAATCCGGCCTCGCGGTTCGTCCGGACAGCGGCACCTCACCGTACGATCGCTTTCGAAGTCGACTGACCTTTCCCATACATTCCGGGGACGGCTCCCTGATTGCATTTGGCGGACGTCAGCTTGGCGAGGGAGAACCCAAGTACCTCAACAGCCCTGAAAGTGCGATATTCAGAAAACGATCGACTCTCTTCTGTCTCGATCGCGCACGCCGCAGCCTGGCGGACTCGGGCAAGGTTCTCATCGTCGAGGGTTATTTTGACTGCCTCTCGCTGCACCGCGTTGGAGTAACGAACTCTGTCGCCACTATGGGCACAGCACTGACTCCGGATCACGCCCGTCTCCTCAAACGCCGGCTCGGTCCAGAAGGGCTCGCCCTCCTGTGCTACGACGCCGACACCGCCGGGCGTCGGGCGGCGGCCACCGGCGCCGGCGTCCTGCTCGAGGCCGGGGTCGAGGTGGCGGTCGTGGTGCTTCCTCCTGGGATGGACCCGGACGATCTCGTTCGCGAGCGGGGTGGGGAGGCGATGAAGGATCTGATCGAACGACCGACGCCACTGCTCGAGTTTCTGCTCGCCGATCTGCCACCCGATCCCGCGGCGAGGCGGCGCGCCGGCCTGGATCTGGCGATGCTCGTCTGCTCCGCCTCGGATCCGGCCATCCGGCAGAATCTGATCGACGAGCTGGCGCGGCAGCTGTACCTGCGGCCGCAGGTGATCGAGGAGCATGGAAGCCGAGGGCGGCGCGAGTCGACGACTGCTGGCGTGCAGAAGCGCGAGTCGATGCCTCCCGGTGAACGTGAGTTGGCGAGGATGTTGCTCGAGTGTTCAAGTGGGTGGCGATCGAGAATTCTGGAATTCGTCCTTCCCGAGTACATCACGGATTCCCGGGTGCGACGCTTGCTCGAAGACAGCCGGACGATCGTGAAGGACGAGTCGTCCAAGACCGACTTCGTCAGTGTGCTTTTGGAGCGCTGCAGCGACCCCGGGTTGAAAATCCTGGTTGCCGAGCTGTGCACCTCGCCGATGCCGGAGATCACGGATGAGTCCATCCGGGTTCAGATGCAGACACTCCTTCTGCATCAGGCGCGCGAAGGTTCGCGACGTCTCGAACCGTTGATCGCCGCGGCCGAAAAACGGGGCGATGAAGAGGAAGTGGAACGTCTTTTGGCCGAAAAACAGCGGTTGCGGCTGGAATCGACAGAAATCTGA
- a CDS encoding Smr/MutS family protein, with the protein MSRSLAVELEFDKVLELVAAHARTRVGRVVIRDLAVLAGDSTERVRNAHLTQAVAHLIEDDGVLSMSGVDEAEPWLEEDAPPPSEPRDLVALLALARRIAAIRRRLLSSESDEFGPILDRLADTKELVDMVAPMLGRDGTVADDASPELARLRREITRARSDVLAELEAIRRSNRDVVTDAPPTMRRDRYCLPVRSSARAQLDGLLLDVSSRGATSFVEPFGVVELNNRLAAAIAGEGREIQRILHEINRLFTDAGDDLVHAIGVLAELDAVQAKVLFGRAAEGRVVVPGGAGDLMLLAARHPLLDERLHALRVEVFGDAERRDPEHRVVPLDFKMPEGINALVISGPNAGGKTVVLKTIGLMVLMSFSGIPVPADEGTTVPAFDRIWCHIGDEQDVGADLSTFSAAMAATAQLLEYADDKTLVLFDELGAGTDPLEGAALGCALLDELNRHGVMTVVTTHLAAIALYASSADGMDNAAMEFDEDSELPTYTLSIGRPGRSRALEIASRMGVSEDVLERARELLGGEHLELDRWLRRLEKLERELEFERARVLQRQHEAERARGEAERELERLEAERRELPDKLAAEREELRRRAKLKLDKAIARLKKATEEHEALGRRRLQKLRDEALRLELPNDEESAQPEDGLDEGARVRLAIGGEGELRKIRGSQAQVNVSGKKLWVPITDLEVVKSPSPKRQQARVEVVSADDVVREINLIGLDSESAREELERFLDQALTAGAPAVRVVHGHGAGILRSMVADVCRSHPAVRGYRHPPQHLGGSGATEVELESGA; encoded by the coding sequence GTGTCCCGATCGCTTGCCGTCGAACTGGAATTCGATAAGGTTCTCGAACTGGTCGCGGCCCATGCGCGAACGCGTGTGGGCCGCGTTGTCATCCGTGATCTTGCCGTTCTGGCTGGCGATTCCACGGAACGTGTCCGAAATGCCCACCTGACCCAGGCCGTGGCGCATCTGATCGAGGACGACGGAGTGCTGTCGATGTCCGGAGTGGACGAGGCGGAGCCGTGGTTGGAAGAGGACGCCCCACCGCCATCGGAGCCCCGCGACCTCGTAGCCCTGTTGGCCCTTGCGCGACGGATAGCGGCCATCCGTCGTCGCCTCCTATCCTCTGAGAGCGATGAATTCGGTCCCATTCTGGACCGGCTCGCCGATACCAAGGAGCTGGTCGACATGGTGGCCCCGATGCTCGGTCGAGACGGAACCGTCGCCGACGACGCATCGCCTGAGCTGGCCCGTCTGAGGCGCGAGATCACACGCGCCCGCTCGGACGTTCTTGCGGAGCTCGAAGCGATTCGCCGATCGAACAGGGATGTGGTGACGGATGCGCCGCCGACCATGCGGCGTGACCGCTATTGCCTGCCTGTCCGATCTTCGGCCAGAGCCCAGCTCGATGGCCTCCTCCTCGATGTCTCGTCTCGAGGTGCGACCTCCTTTGTCGAGCCCTTCGGCGTGGTCGAACTGAATAACAGACTGGCCGCTGCGATCGCGGGTGAAGGGCGAGAAATTCAGCGCATTCTGCACGAGATCAATCGCCTGTTCACCGACGCCGGAGACGATCTCGTGCATGCGATCGGGGTGCTCGCGGAGCTCGATGCGGTCCAGGCCAAGGTCCTCTTCGGGCGCGCGGCGGAGGGACGTGTAGTGGTTCCCGGTGGTGCGGGGGACCTGATGCTGCTGGCCGCGCGTCACCCCTTGCTCGATGAACGCCTCCATGCCCTGAGGGTCGAGGTCTTTGGCGACGCCGAACGGCGAGACCCGGAACACCGGGTCGTTCCGCTGGACTTCAAGATGCCAGAGGGCATCAATGCACTGGTCATTTCCGGTCCCAATGCCGGCGGCAAGACGGTGGTGCTCAAGACGATCGGACTGATGGTTCTGATGTCTTTCAGTGGCATCCCGGTCCCGGCCGACGAGGGAACGACTGTTCCGGCCTTCGATCGCATCTGGTGCCACATCGGAGACGAGCAGGACGTAGGCGCTGACTTGTCGACATTCTCGGCGGCAATGGCGGCGACCGCCCAACTGCTCGAATACGCGGACGACAAGACCCTCGTCCTGTTCGACGAGCTCGGTGCAGGAACCGACCCGCTCGAGGGCGCGGCGCTCGGATGCGCCCTTCTCGACGAGCTCAACCGGCACGGTGTAATGACTGTTGTCACGACCCACCTGGCGGCGATCGCTCTCTATGCAAGCTCCGCCGACGGTATGGACAACGCCGCGATGGAGTTCGACGAGGACTCCGAGCTGCCCACCTACACGCTGAGCATTGGCCGGCCCGGCCGGTCGAGAGCGCTCGAGATCGCCAGCCGCATGGGAGTGTCCGAAGATGTCCTGGAACGCGCGAGGGAGCTGCTCGGCGGTGAGCACCTCGAGCTCGACCGCTGGCTGCGAAGGCTGGAGAAATTGGAGCGGGAGCTCGAGTTCGAGCGAGCCCGGGTTCTCCAGCGGCAGCATGAGGCGGAGCGGGCCCGGGGCGAGGCCGAACGCGAGCTCGAACGGCTCGAAGCGGAGCGTCGAGAGCTTCCCGATAAGCTGGCCGCGGAGAGGGAAGAGCTCCGCCGCCGTGCCAAGCTGAAGCTCGACAAGGCGATTGCCAGGCTGAAGAAGGCGACTGAGGAGCACGAGGCTCTGGGTCGCCGCCGGCTGCAAAAGCTCCGGGACGAAGCCTTGCGCCTCGAGCTTCCCAACGATGAAGAGTCCGCGCAGCCCGAGGACGGATTGGACGAGGGCGCTCGCGTTCGGCTTGCCATTGGGGGTGAAGGTGAGCTCCGCAAAATCCGAGGATCGCAGGCGCAGGTGAATGTTTCCGGAAAGAAGCTGTGGGTGCCGATCACCGACCTCGAGGTGGTGAAATCTCCTTCGCCCAAGAGGCAACAGGCCAGGGTGGAAGTGGTTTCCGCGGATGACGTCGTACGGGAGATCAACCTCATTGGACTCGACAGCGAGAGCGCACGCGAGGAGCTCGAGCGATTCCTCGATCAGGCATTGACTGCTGGGGCACCAGCCGTGCGCGTGGTCCACGGTCACGGCGCCGGCATCTTGCGCAGCATGGTGGCTGATGTGTGCCGGTCTCATCCTGCCGTCCGGGGTTATCGCCACCCGCCGCAGCACCTCGGCGGTTCGGGAGCGACAGAAGTCGAGCTCGAATCAGGGGCTTGA
- the rpsU gene encoding 30S ribosomal protein S21, translating to MPTGVTVRDNESFEQALRRFKRKCEKAGILSEVKRRRFYEKPSERRKREMIQARKKMLRKMAKQRRAGLL from the coding sequence ATGCCGACAGGAGTCACAGTTCGTGACAACGAGTCCTTCGAGCAGGCACTTCGGCGCTTCAAGCGGAAGTGCGAAAAGGCTGGCATCCTCTCCGAGGTCAAACGGCGGCGTTTTTACGAGAAGCCGTCCGAGCGCCGCAAGCGGGAAATGATTCAAGCCCGCAAAAAAATGCTTCGCAAGATGGCCAAGCAGCGGCGCGCCGGCTTGCTCTAG
- a CDS encoding lytic transglycosylase domain-containing protein, translated as MNREIGNRLHLFLILMVAVAAAACVADAPEPESRSERHEILETAFSQSESDPARAAALFADAGPGSSLETSRMTVWAACLERANAGPDGWRRYLEDRPPEQLATRARLALVRTLIERGFFETALSERSRLPSLAQPQADRLLLDVDDPAIHDPAARRLAISSPAFLSSADGELDRNLVSTLSRQELLARSDAWIRAERPSRGIAELRRKTWSGEDEKRRRRALARAALAANSPRQALNELPHERNSDAEDFILRAQALRDRGWHLFPGRGEQRVFRNCAAAAQAALALGTSEEGRQSALILRLECSTQAELLDDAYESWRVLEAGQWSGSRRSWLGRRLGVAMARAGERDPQVQEIARSLPSQRRCLRYWMAVGAPGGDDAIRAELAGAEIADLYGQWSREEITASPNTGPRFGDASTPATPPGAVEQLIAVGADKEALREWRRIRLSRPPLPERALAAAEMAAGLGQSLEPIRWLRSGFPELGTIEMARSPENVIRAYLPLRWSNAVVAAAGESAVEPWLIAGVARQESGFSAHAVSPRGAIGVLQLLPSTARLHARSLGFGSKPDLQDPETNIRLGAREIGALIRRFGEIEPALAAYNAGLTRVRGWWKRWPDRHRFTEEIPIPETYDYVRRVTFLADAYRLVYEEEWSDAR; from the coding sequence GTGAATCGAGAGATCGGTAATCGTCTTCACCTTTTCTTGATCCTGATGGTGGCGGTTGCGGCCGCCGCCTGCGTTGCCGACGCCCCGGAGCCGGAAAGCCGGTCCGAACGACACGAAATCCTCGAGACGGCGTTTTCGCAATCCGAGTCGGATCCAGCTCGAGCCGCGGCACTTTTCGCAGACGCCGGTCCAGGTTCTTCTTTGGAGACATCGCGTATGACGGTGTGGGCCGCCTGCCTGGAGCGGGCCAACGCCGGACCCGACGGGTGGCGCCGCTACCTGGAAGATCGACCTCCCGAACAACTTGCGACCCGCGCGCGCCTCGCATTGGTCAGGACACTGATCGAAAGAGGTTTTTTCGAGACAGCGTTGTCTGAACGATCGCGACTGCCAAGCCTGGCACAGCCACAGGCCGATCGGCTTCTGCTCGATGTCGACGATCCTGCGATACACGATCCAGCAGCACGTCGCCTGGCGATCAGCTCCCCGGCATTCCTGTCCTCGGCAGATGGCGAACTCGACCGCAATCTGGTCTCCACCCTGTCACGACAAGAGCTCCTGGCGCGGTCAGACGCATGGATCCGTGCCGAGAGGCCATCGCGAGGAATTGCAGAGCTACGACGAAAGACGTGGTCGGGCGAAGATGAGAAGCGACGGCGGAGGGCCTTGGCTCGTGCCGCGCTTGCGGCAAACTCGCCAAGACAAGCGCTCAACGAGCTCCCTCACGAACGAAACTCCGACGCCGAAGATTTCATCCTCCGCGCACAGGCCCTGCGAGATCGCGGGTGGCATCTTTTCCCAGGTCGTGGCGAGCAGCGGGTTTTCCGAAACTGCGCGGCGGCAGCCCAGGCGGCGCTCGCCCTCGGAACGTCTGAAGAGGGACGACAATCCGCACTCATCCTCCGGCTCGAGTGTTCGACACAAGCGGAGCTGCTCGACGACGCTTATGAGAGCTGGCGAGTACTCGAGGCCGGCCAGTGGAGCGGCTCGCGTCGCAGTTGGCTCGGGCGACGCCTCGGGGTGGCGATGGCACGGGCGGGCGAACGGGATCCCCAGGTCCAGGAAATTGCCCGAAGCCTCCCCTCACAGAGGCGTTGCCTCCGTTACTGGATGGCCGTCGGCGCTCCGGGCGGCGACGACGCGATTCGTGCCGAGCTCGCCGGAGCCGAGATAGCCGATCTCTATGGCCAGTGGTCGCGAGAGGAGATCACAGCCTCGCCGAACACCGGACCTCGCTTCGGTGATGCGTCGACCCCTGCGACCCCACCGGGAGCGGTGGAGCAGCTCATCGCTGTCGGCGCCGACAAAGAGGCCCTGCGCGAGTGGCGGCGCATCCGGCTGTCGCGCCCACCGTTGCCTGAAAGGGCTTTGGCCGCCGCTGAGATGGCCGCAGGTCTCGGTCAGTCTCTCGAACCGATCCGTTGGCTACGCTCGGGCTTTCCGGAGCTCGGTACGATTGAAATGGCCCGCTCTCCGGAAAACGTGATCCGTGCCTATCTGCCCCTGCGCTGGTCGAATGCGGTCGTTGCCGCCGCGGGCGAGTCCGCAGTCGAGCCGTGGTTGATCGCAGGAGTCGCTCGCCAGGAGAGCGGCTTCTCGGCCCACGCGGTCTCCCCACGGGGGGCGATCGGAGTCCTCCAGCTCCTGCCATCGACAGCTCGCTTGCACGCGAGATCCCTGGGTTTCGGTTCCAAACCCGACCTTCAGGATCCAGAGACCAACATTCGTTTGGGCGCACGCGAAATTGGCGCCCTGATTCGCCGTTTCGGCGAGATCGAACCAGCCCTTGCGGCGTACAATGCAGGACTGACCCGAGTGCGTGGCTGGTGGAAACGGTGGCCCGATCGACACCGCTTCACCGAGGAGATCCCGATCCCGGAAACCTACGACTATGTCCGCAGGGTGACGTTTCTCGCCGATGCATACCGCCTGGTTTACGAAGAGGAATGGAGCGACGCACGATGA
- a CDS encoding secondary thiamine-phosphate synthase enzyme YjbQ, with amino-acid sequence MNTIEVRTTSHRQMVDITRRVAATVEDIESGICHVYIPHTTAAVVINEHADPDVARDLIAAYEAMVPDIRFAHAEGNSDAHLMTTLLGSSVTVPVANGRLRLGTWQGIFFVELDGPRTRKVWVDIR; translated from the coding sequence ATGAACACGATCGAAGTTCGCACCACGTCACACCGTCAGATGGTCGACATCACCCGTCGAGTGGCGGCGACTGTCGAAGATATCGAAAGCGGGATATGCCACGTTTACATCCCGCACACGACGGCCGCCGTGGTCATCAATGAGCACGCCGACCCGGATGTCGCGCGAGATCTGATTGCCGCCTACGAAGCGATGGTGCCGGATATTCGTTTCGCTCACGCCGAAGGCAATTCCGATGCCCACCTCATGACGACTCTGCTCGGCAGCTCGGTCACGGTACCAGTGGCAAATGGCCGATTGCGGCTCGGCACCTGGCAGGGGATCTTCTTCGTCGAGCTCGATGGACCACGCACACGGAAGGTCTGGGTCGACATTCGCTGA
- a CDS encoding cytochrome b/b6 domain-containing protein: protein MPRWISPRFISRQLALPILVAVAFWGLVGGGTVVAQEEEYEPIDSTACADCHEATRYGSAFADDISHSAHDGLECLDCHVDRDTVPHRSLEETFFPGCQGCRTCHEEASEEYQAHGRARLGSCEDMPQCSDCHGSHDILPSTAARSSVHPTNLPQTCGTCHENLDITTKYDILIDHPIQIYARSVHGQATRGGVYVAASCNDCHSSGGTAHKILSPGSPDSSINHFNIPKTCGQCHKGIESDYWEGIHGQLVARGETDAPVCTDCHGEHGILSPDDPLSPVSGSKVAEMTCSPCHESAVLNEKYGIKTERLTTFIDSYHGLKSKAGDTHVANCASCHGVHRILPSSDPTSTVNPANLQHTCGECHPNISEKMASTPIHGLGGQGLRTPAADVVEKIYIVAITVIIGLMILHWVIDLMRHLADRIKERPAVLRMHIDEVVQHALLTITFITLVISGFALRYDQGFMARFFFGWEGGFEIRGVVHRAAAIGFMITIIWHVLYLFSPRGRTFIKDMWPIKRDFQFFARRMLYNLGLRPRMECVQRFNYVEKAEYWALVWGTVVMVITGVMLWFDNWFIQFLPKGVLDVALVIHFWEAWLASLAILIWHFYSVIFHPHVYPMNPSWITGHVPEDMYEHEHPGHLEEARRETERVIDRRIERMRKRDSQTDQEEQPKTEAKPKEDTEDDES from the coding sequence ATGCCTCGGTGGATTTCCCCGCGTTTCATCTCCCGTCAACTCGCTCTTCCCATTCTCGTCGCGGTTGCGTTCTGGGGCTTGGTCGGTGGCGGAACGGTGGTCGCTCAGGAAGAGGAGTACGAGCCGATCGACAGCACCGCCTGCGCCGACTGCCACGAGGCCACCCGATACGGGTCCGCCTTTGCCGATGACATCTCGCACTCCGCACACGATGGTCTCGAGTGTCTCGACTGCCACGTTGATCGCGACACCGTTCCCCACCGCTCGCTGGAGGAGACGTTCTTCCCGGGCTGTCAGGGATGCCGCACCTGCCACGAGGAAGCGTCGGAGGAATATCAGGCGCACGGCCGCGCCCGGCTCGGCTCGTGCGAAGACATGCCGCAGTGTTCGGACTGCCACGGTTCACACGACATCCTGCCGTCGACCGCCGCGCGGTCCTCCGTTCACCCGACCAATCTTCCCCAGACCTGCGGCACATGCCACGAAAACCTCGACATCACGACAAAGTACGACATTCTGATCGACCACCCGATCCAGATCTACGCGCGTTCCGTCCACGGACAGGCGACCCGCGGCGGCGTCTACGTGGCCGCGAGCTGTAATGACTGCCACTCCTCCGGCGGCACCGCACATAAGATCCTGTCTCCGGGGTCCCCGGATTCGAGCATCAACCACTTCAACATCCCGAAGACCTGTGGCCAGTGCCACAAGGGCATCGAATCCGACTACTGGGAGGGCATCCACGGCCAGCTGGTGGCACGGGGAGAGACCGACGCACCGGTGTGCACCGACTGCCATGGTGAACACGGCATCCTGTCGCCAGACGATCCGCTGTCGCCGGTGTCCGGATCGAAGGTCGCCGAGATGACCTGCTCGCCGTGTCACGAATCGGCGGTGCTCAACGAGAAATACGGCATCAAGACCGAGCGTTTGACGACCTTCATTGATTCCTACCACGGGCTCAAGTCGAAGGCCGGCGACACCCACGTCGCGAATTGCGCGTCGTGCCACGGCGTCCACCGGATTCTGCCGAGCTCGGACCCGACCTCTACAGTCAATCCGGCAAACCTGCAGCACACCTGCGGTGAATGCCACCCGAATATCTCCGAGAAGATGGCGTCGACGCCGATACATGGTCTTGGCGGCCAGGGGCTGCGCACCCCAGCGGCAGACGTCGTCGAGAAGATCTACATCGTTGCCATCACAGTGATCATCGGGCTGATGATCCTCCACTGGGTCATCGACCTCATGCGCCACCTCGCGGACAGGATCAAGGAGCGCCCGGCGGTCCTTCGCATGCATATCGACGAGGTCGTCCAGCACGCGCTGCTCACGATCACGTTCATAACCCTGGTGATTTCTGGTTTCGCTCTCCGATACGACCAGGGCTTCATGGCGCGCTTCTTCTTCGGATGGGAAGGAGGATTCGAGATCCGCGGCGTGGTCCACCGAGCTGCAGCGATCGGATTCATGATCACGATCATCTGGCATGTGCTGTACCTCTTCTCTCCGAGAGGCCGCACGTTCATCAAGGACATGTGGCCGATCAAGCGCGACTTCCAGTTCTTCGCCCGCCGCATGCTCTACAACCTCGGGCTGCGTCCGCGGATGGAGTGCGTCCAACGATTCAACTACGTCGAAAAGGCGGAGTACTGGGCACTGGTGTGGGGCACGGTGGTCATGGTCATTACCGGTGTCATGCTTTGGTTCGACAACTGGTTCATCCAGTTCCTTCCGAAAGGGGTCCTCGACGTCGCCCTGGTGATTCACTTCTGGGAGGCCTGGCTGGCCTCATTGGCGATTCTGATCTGGCACTTCTACTCGGTAATCTTCCATCCCCACGTCTACCCGATGAACCCGAGCTGGATCACCGGCCATGTGCCAGAGGATATGTACGAACATGAGCACCCGGGCCACCTCGAAGAGGCACGACGGGAAACAGAGCGGGTCATCGACCGTCGCATCGAACGCATGCGCAAAAGGGACTCCCAGACCGATCAGGAGGAACAGCCGAAGACAGAGGCGAAACCGAAAGAGGACACCGAAGACGACGAGTCGTGA
- a CDS encoding O-antigen ligase family protein codes for MIVGVAASIKIALSNVLLGISGLLWLAVLVRGFARRPRASILVPLAGYAVVSVASALWSADPRHSVTELADLLTLALVPMIISMLDQRRWDRLLMLLAAVLAASATTGLMQYVLSGDPIHNRIRGFATHYMTFSGWTLVVTLVLLGRVFFDWNRRHLLWALPAAALGVATLLLGLTRGAWIGLATGLLLAVAAGRPRTLVMLPLVISLLVLLTPQPVLHRAATTLNPGDAATRARLGMFRSGMGMVQDHPFLGLGPGLVQPAFADYRRPNGPERIPHLHNNVIQIAAERGLAGLAAYLAVLIVFATHVVRAVRFGPTEARPAVIGCAMAVAGVTAAGLFEYNWGDAEVWIVTLTSLSAPFALAPRGSK; via the coding sequence TTGATTGTCGGTGTCGCAGCCAGCATCAAGATCGCCCTCAGCAACGTCCTGCTCGGCATTTCCGGTCTCTTGTGGTTGGCCGTTCTGGTCCGAGGATTCGCGCGTCGTCCCCGCGCATCTATCCTGGTGCCGCTCGCGGGATACGCGGTCGTCTCCGTCGCCTCCGCCCTGTGGTCCGCCGACCCGCGACACAGCGTTACCGAACTCGCGGACCTGCTGACTCTCGCGCTCGTGCCAATGATAATTTCGATGCTCGACCAGCGCAGATGGGATCGGCTCCTGATGCTCCTTGCAGCAGTTCTTGCCGCCTCTGCTACGACTGGGCTCATGCAATATGTACTTTCTGGAGACCCCATCCACAACCGGATCCGAGGATTCGCCACCCACTACATGACCTTTTCAGGTTGGACCCTGGTCGTGACCCTGGTGCTGCTCGGCCGCGTTTTCTTCGACTGGAATCGGCGCCACCTGCTGTGGGCGCTGCCGGCCGCCGCTCTCGGTGTGGCAACTCTCCTGCTCGGCCTCACCCGCGGCGCCTGGATCGGTTTGGCAACCGGCCTCCTGCTCGCCGTCGCCGCCGGCCGGCCCCGGACTCTGGTCATGCTGCCACTCGTGATTTCCCTGCTCGTGCTTCTCACGCCACAGCCGGTATTGCACCGTGCAGCGACAACCCTCAACCCCGGTGATGCCGCGACCAGAGCGCGGCTCGGCATGTTTCGATCCGGGATGGGAATGGTGCAAGACCACCCCTTCCTCGGCCTCGGCCCCGGGTTGGTGCAACCCGCATTCGCGGATTACCGTCGCCCGAACGGGCCCGAGCGAATCCCGCACCTGCACAACAACGTCATCCAGATCGCCGCCGAACGGGGCCTCGCCGGTTTGGCGGCCTATCTGGCGGTCCTGATTGTCTTCGCGACCCACGTTGTCAGGGCCGTTCGGTTTGGGCCGACCGAGGCGAGGCCAGCGGTCATCGGTTGTGCGATGGCGGTTGCGGGGGTGACGGCGGCGGGTTTGTTCGAGTACAACTGGGGGGATGCAGAGGTCTGGATCGTGACCCTGACAAGCCTGAGCGCGCCGTTTGCCCTCGCGCCCCGGGGATCGAAATGA